Proteins encoded in a region of the Eschrichtius robustus isolate mEscRob2 chromosome 16, mEscRob2.pri, whole genome shotgun sequence genome:
- the TP53TG5 gene encoding TP53-target gene 5 protein, whose amino-acid sequence MQDEEAQDKIQQPVSKVIVRNRLKAVLKNLSLLKLLKSSNPRTQELHNLARRCWNSLLRVPKMLGVSSGYDDVWDKAEQNNKDLQEAGCPNKKLDSKKSEPLRESEESRPKAALGERHTAQTAVPQREEQMQPEVPVTSKGHGLPTDPGAQEGQSPTGDPRVVFLKTRQYRTPMKDMKQLETADQCIWFEGLPTRVHLPGPRVMCRSSALRWVKRRCTRLCSASLELPMVRPYKV is encoded by the exons atGCAAGATGAGGAAGCACAGGACAAGATACAGCAGCCTGTCAGCAAAGTAATTGTGCGGAACCGACTTAAAGCG GTGCTAAAAAACTTGTCGCTCTTGAAGCTGCTCAAGAGCTCGAACCCTCGGACCCAAGAGCTGCATAACCTGGCCAGAAGGTGTTGGAATTCACTGCTCAGAGTTCCGAAGATGCTCGGGGTCTCCTCCGG GTACGACGACGTCTGGGATAAAGCAGAACAAAATAACAAAGATCTTCAGGAGGCTGGGTGTCCCAACAAGAAACTGGACTCCAAGAAATCAGAGCCCCTAAGGGAGTCTGAGGAGTCAAGGCCCAAGGCGGCACTGGGGGAGAGGCACACGGCACAGACAGCAGTGCCACAGAGGGAGGAGCAGATGCAGCCTGAGGTCCCCGTGACATCAAAGGGTCATGGCCTGCCCACTGACCCTGGAGCCCAGGAGGGGCAATCACCCACTGGGGACCCCCGAGTCGTCTTCCTGAAGACCCGCCAGTACAGAACTCCCATGAAGGACATGAAGCAGCTGGAAACAGCAGACCAGTGTATCTGGTTTGAGGGGCTGCCCACACGAGTCCACCTCCCAGGGCCCCGGGTGATGTGCAGATCATCCGCCCTGCGCTGGGTCAAGCGCCGCTGCACCCGCCTCTGCTCCGCATCACTTGAGCTGCCAATGGTCCGTCCATACAAGGTGTGA
- the SYS1 gene encoding protein SYS1 homolog isoform X1, with product MAGQFRSYVWDPLLILSQIVLMQTVYYGSLGLWLALVDGLVRSSPSLDQMFDAEILGFSTPPGRLSTMSFVLNALTCALGLLYFIRRGKQCLDFTVTVHFFHLLGCWFYSSRFPSALTWWLVQAVCIALMAVIGEYLCMRSELKEIPLNSAPKSSV from the exons ATGGCGGGCCAGTTCCGCAGCTACGTGTGGGACCCGTTGCTGATCCTGTCGCAGATCGTCCTCATGCAGACCGTGTATTACGGCTCGCTGGGCCTGTGGCTGGCGCTGGTGGACGGGCTGGTGCGCAGCAGCCCCTCGCTGGACCAGATGTTCGACGCCGAG ATCCTGGGCTTTTCCACCCCTCCAGGCCGGCTCTCCACGATGTCCTTCGTCCTCAACGCCCTCACCTG TGCCCTGGGCTTGCTGTACTTCATCCGGCGAGGGAAGCAGTGTCTGGATTTCACTGTCACTGTCCATTTCTTTCACCTCCTGGGCTGCTGGTTCTACAGCTCCCGTTTCCCCTCGGCGCTGACCTGGTGGCTGGTCCAGGCCGTGTGCATTGCACTCATGGCTGTCATCGGGGAGTACCTGTGCATGCGGTCGGAGCTCAAGGAGATCCCCCTCAACTCAGCCCCGAAGTCCAGTGTCTAG
- the SYS1 gene encoding protein SYS1 homolog isoform X2 gives MQTVYYGSLGLWLALVDGLVRSSPSLDQMFDAEILGFSTPPGRLSTMSFVLNALTCALGLLYFIRRGKQCLDFTVTVHFFHLLGCWFYSSRFPSALTWWLVQAVCIALMAVIGEYLCMRSELKEIPLNSAPKSSV, from the exons ATGCAGACCGTGTATTACGGCTCGCTGGGCCTGTGGCTGGCGCTGGTGGACGGGCTGGTGCGCAGCAGCCCCTCGCTGGACCAGATGTTCGACGCCGAG ATCCTGGGCTTTTCCACCCCTCCAGGCCGGCTCTCCACGATGTCCTTCGTCCTCAACGCCCTCACCTG TGCCCTGGGCTTGCTGTACTTCATCCGGCGAGGGAAGCAGTGTCTGGATTTCACTGTCACTGTCCATTTCTTTCACCTCCTGGGCTGCTGGTTCTACAGCTCCCGTTTCCCCTCGGCGCTGACCTGGTGGCTGGTCCAGGCCGTGTGCATTGCACTCATGGCTGTCATCGGGGAGTACCTGTGCATGCGGTCGGAGCTCAAGGAGATCCCCCTCAACTCAGCCCCGAAGTCCAGTGTCTAG